A single region of the Gracilibacillus caseinilyticus genome encodes:
- a CDS encoding TRAP transporter substrate-binding protein — translation MKRTIFWLLTSLSILIIVTGCNQQTQAKEHVVLRFAYASNAQPVKDAMAKFGELVEEKTNGEVTVKYFPDGQLGGERELIELTQTGAIDITKVSGSALESFSDQYSVFGIPYLFDNIDHFTRVMESEDIMQPVYQSTKDLGFVGLTYYNSGQRSFYMMDGPVQSPEDIKGKKIRVMQSETAIQMIELMGGTAVPLGSGEVYTSLQQGIIDGAENNEFVLVTAGHGEVAKYYSYDEHTRVPDIVVMNDDSLNQLTASQQQAVHEAAKESTEYEKQVFEEAVQAEKEEAKEKYNVEFNDVDKAPFLKAVQPIHDQFKNDEELGDLYQAIRNESNSEEGA, via the coding sequence ATGAAGCGTACAATCTTTTGGTTACTTACGAGTCTGAGTATTCTTATAATTGTAACCGGATGCAATCAGCAGACACAAGCGAAGGAGCATGTTGTCTTACGATTTGCCTATGCCAGCAACGCACAGCCAGTAAAGGATGCAATGGCTAAGTTCGGCGAGTTAGTCGAAGAAAAAACAAACGGAGAAGTAACGGTCAAATACTTCCCTGATGGCCAGCTGGGCGGCGAGCGTGAATTAATCGAATTAACGCAAACTGGTGCGATCGACATTACAAAGGTAAGCGGTTCCGCACTTGAAAGTTTTTCTGATCAGTATTCTGTATTTGGTATTCCGTATCTATTCGATAATATTGATCATTTTACTCGTGTCATGGAAAGTGAAGACATTATGCAACCAGTCTATCAATCTACCAAGGACTTAGGATTTGTAGGACTAACCTATTATAATTCCGGGCAACGAAGTTTCTATATGATGGACGGTCCTGTGCAATCGCCTGAAGATATTAAGGGCAAAAAAATTCGTGTCATGCAAAGTGAAACCGCTATCCAAATGATTGAACTAATGGGTGGAACAGCTGTGCCACTCGGAAGCGGTGAAGTATATACCTCTTTACAGCAAGGGATTATTGATGGTGCCGAGAACAATGAGTTCGTCCTTGTAACGGCCGGGCATGGTGAAGTGGCCAAGTACTATTCTTATGACGAACATACTCGCGTACCGGACATTGTCGTCATGAATGATGACTCATTAAATCAACTGACAGCCTCCCAACAGCAAGCGGTTCATGAAGCCGCAAAAGAATCCACCGAATATGAAAAACAAGTGTTCGAAGAGGCCGTTCAGGCTGAGAAAGAAGAAGCCAAAGAAAAATATAATGTCGAATTCAACGACGTCGATAAAGCACCGTTTTTGAAAGCGGTTCAGCCCATTCACGATCAATTTAAAAATGATGAAGAGCTAGGCGACCTTTACCAAGCAATTCGAAATGAAAGTAACAGCGAAGAGGGAGCGTAA
- a CDS encoding endo-1,4-beta-xylanase → MGRNAKRSISLFLIIMLVFPSSGFTLTAQAASADIPVLLYHRIIENPSNEWTDTSIEKFEQTMQYLHDHDYQTLSAEQYVKIQDGTEAPPEKSILLTFDDATPDFITNVLPILKKYDMQAVLFVVSDWINGDYSMSEAQLKSLVDEPSISIQNHSKRHTEEGVWTNNITLEQANEEIAAANTYLKAITNQDPVLMAYPYGAYNEHAEQANQENGIKYAFKAGQPNGGNFAMGRYYIKTDTSVADIADWIGGPAPEEQTDQETTAVFHETFADGKGAAVQAGNATLASKSELVYDGNEDGKSILISDRTNNWDGVDLPFDNLNMENGKTYTITVKGYIDTDVTVPEGAQAYLQNIDSYDWTVGDDLVAGEPFHLTGQYTVNTSKDSALRIQSNDAGATVPFYIGDVLITSEEADPEQPSAQGLAPITFEDETFGGFEGRSGTETLTVTDEANHTDNGVFALKVEDRTETWHGPFLPVAEYVEQGKEYTISAWVKLISPDSSELQLSTQVGEGDNASYNSIQSKTVSKADGWVQLEGTYRYNSLGDGSITIYIESSNNATASFYVDDISFEPTESDEVEIEKRLTPIKEIYQDDFLIGNAVSATEFEGTRLELLKHHHNLVTAENAMKPGAAYNDQEEFDFSAEDALVQKAQEQGFNIHGHVLVWHQQSLESLHTDENGDPLSREKALTNLRNHVKTSVEHFGTNVISWDVVNEAMNDNPPNPSDWKASLRQSGWYKAIGPDYIEQAFRAAKEVIDKNDWNIKLYYNDYNDDNQNKAEAIYQMAKELNANYAAENNGELLIDGIGMQAHYNLNTNPENVRRSMEKFISLGVEVGVTELDVTGGSNNEQTEQEANEQAYLYAQLFQLYKEHADSISRVTFWGLNDSTSWRAEQSPLLFDENLQAKPAYYAIADPETFIENYDPVEKDARQGEATFGTPVVDGTLDDIWDSAAELPVDRFQMAWQGANGVAKTLWDQDHLYVLVQVSDAQPDKSSENPWEQDSVEVFIDENNGKTAFYEKDDGQYRVNFDNETSFNPTSIAEGFESATHVSDNGYMVEMKIPLRHISPANKQKIGFDVQINDGADGARQSAATWNDTTGAGFQDTSVFGELTLIDTSEPDPEDPEDPKDPEKPEKQTRVTVTPDVTNGEAAIETDSLDPLADQGELLIDLGEHNDSISLAFTSEQIKWLKEHHITLIIQLKNVSLQLAAANFTNGSDAATIQLDRLADVDQALSVVYDFKIKQSDKQIDTFEEKVTLSFSVDSDKINNKDQLQLFHWNPETEEWEAIGGEWQDGNVTAQTGHFSTYTVFEQEAKEQQPVTDDGQTLPDTATSTYQYLLAGVLFFLGGVFFLFMRRRKA, encoded by the coding sequence ATGGGTAGAAATGCAAAGAGATCGATTTCGCTATTCTTAATCATTATGCTAGTTTTCCCATCATCAGGCTTCACCCTTACCGCTCAAGCAGCAAGTGCAGACATCCCCGTGTTACTTTATCACAGAATCATCGAGAATCCGTCCAATGAATGGACCGATACAAGTATTGAAAAATTTGAACAAACGATGCAATACCTTCACGATCACGACTACCAAACCTTATCTGCTGAACAATATGTGAAGATACAGGATGGCACAGAAGCTCCACCAGAAAAATCGATTTTACTGACATTCGACGATGCGACCCCAGATTTTATCACCAATGTGCTGCCTATATTGAAAAAATACGACATGCAGGCTGTTCTTTTTGTTGTAAGTGACTGGATTAATGGCGATTACAGCATGTCCGAAGCGCAATTAAAAAGTCTTGTCGATGAACCGAGTATAAGTATTCAGAACCATTCGAAGAGGCATACCGAAGAAGGTGTATGGACCAACAACATTACACTTGAACAAGCAAATGAGGAAATCGCAGCAGCGAACACCTATCTGAAAGCCATCACGAATCAAGATCCTGTTTTGATGGCATATCCTTATGGCGCTTATAACGAACACGCCGAACAAGCCAATCAGGAAAACGGCATTAAGTATGCCTTCAAAGCCGGACAACCGAATGGAGGAAATTTTGCAATGGGACGGTATTATATCAAAACAGATACTAGCGTAGCAGACATTGCGGATTGGATTGGCGGGCCTGCACCAGAAGAACAAACAGACCAAGAGACAACGGCTGTTTTTCACGAAACATTCGCTGATGGAAAAGGTGCTGCCGTCCAAGCGGGCAATGCCACGTTAGCATCGAAATCCGAGCTGGTATATGACGGGAACGAGGATGGAAAATCCATTCTTATCAGCGATCGGACCAACAATTGGGATGGTGTTGATTTACCCTTTGATAATTTAAATATGGAAAATGGCAAAACGTATACCATTACGGTAAAAGGATATATAGATACTGACGTCACCGTTCCAGAAGGTGCTCAAGCTTATCTGCAGAACATCGACAGCTATGACTGGACAGTCGGGGATGACTTAGTCGCAGGAGAACCTTTCCACTTAACAGGTCAATATACGGTTAATACGTCCAAGGATTCTGCTCTGCGTATTCAATCTAACGATGCAGGTGCAACTGTTCCTTTTTATATTGGAGATGTGCTTATCACCTCGGAGGAAGCGGATCCGGAACAACCATCTGCTCAAGGTTTGGCACCGATCACATTTGAAGACGAAACATTCGGTGGATTCGAGGGTCGATCCGGAACAGAAACATTGACCGTAACAGATGAAGCCAACCATACGGATAACGGTGTTTTTGCGTTAAAAGTCGAGGACAGAACCGAAACATGGCACGGCCCTTTTTTGCCAGTTGCCGAGTATGTCGAGCAAGGAAAAGAATACACAATATCTGCCTGGGTAAAACTGATATCTCCTGACAGTTCAGAACTGCAGCTTTCCACGCAGGTAGGCGAAGGGGACAATGCCAGCTACAACAGCATACAAAGCAAAACCGTCAGTAAAGCAGATGGCTGGGTACAGCTGGAAGGAACGTATCGCTACAACAGTCTTGGTGACGGATCCATAACGATCTATATCGAAAGCTCCAATAACGCAACTGCTTCCTTCTATGTCGACGATATTTCATTCGAGCCAACGGAATCTGATGAAGTCGAGATAGAAAAAAGGTTAACACCGATCAAAGAGATATACCAAGATGATTTTCTAATCGGTAATGCGGTATCTGCCACTGAATTCGAAGGTACCAGATTAGAGCTTCTCAAGCACCATCATAACCTTGTCACTGCAGAAAATGCGATGAAGCCTGGTGCTGCATATAACGATCAAGAAGAATTCGATTTCTCAGCAGAAGATGCACTCGTTCAAAAAGCGCAGGAGCAAGGCTTTAACATCCATGGACACGTGCTGGTCTGGCACCAGCAATCCCTTGAATCCTTGCACACCGATGAAAATGGCGATCCACTATCACGTGAAAAAGCACTGACAAATTTAAGAAATCACGTCAAAACCTCTGTAGAGCACTTCGGTACCAATGTCATCTCATGGGATGTCGTCAATGAGGCGATGAATGACAACCCGCCGAATCCATCTGACTGGAAGGCTTCCTTACGCCAATCAGGCTGGTATAAAGCAATTGGACCAGACTATATTGAACAGGCCTTTCGAGCAGCAAAAGAAGTCATCGATAAAAACGACTGGAATATCAAGCTATACTACAATGACTATAATGATGATAACCAAAACAAAGCAGAAGCTATTTATCAAATGGCCAAAGAACTTAATGCAAACTATGCCGCAGAGAACAATGGTGAGTTGCTCATTGACGGTATCGGAATGCAAGCACACTATAACTTAAATACCAATCCTGAAAATGTTCGTCGTTCCATGGAGAAATTTATCTCACTTGGTGTAGAAGTAGGCGTAACCGAGCTTGATGTTACAGGAGGAAGCAATAACGAACAGACAGAACAAGAAGCAAATGAACAAGCATATCTTTATGCGCAATTATTCCAGCTCTACAAAGAACATGCCGATAGTATTTCCCGGGTAACTTTTTGGGGATTAAATGATAGTACGAGCTGGCGCGCTGAGCAAAGTCCATTATTATTTGACGAAAATCTGCAGGCCAAACCAGCCTATTATGCGATCGCTGATCCGGAAACGTTCATCGAAAATTATGATCCAGTAGAAAAAGACGCAAGGCAAGGCGAAGCAACATTTGGCACACCAGTCGTTGACGGAACGCTTGATGACATCTGGGACAGCGCAGCAGAACTTCCTGTCGATCGCTTTCAGATGGCGTGGCAAGGAGCAAACGGTGTTGCGAAAACATTATGGGATCAGGATCATTTATACGTCCTTGTCCAGGTCAGTGATGCTCAGCCCGACAAATCAAGTGAAAATCCGTGGGAACAGGATTCGGTTGAAGTTTTTATCGATGAGAACAATGGCAAAACAGCTTTCTATGAAAAAGATGACGGTCAATATCGGGTCAATTTTGATAATGAAACTTCTTTCAATCCAACAAGTATAGCAGAAGGCTTCGAATCTGCTACACATGTATCAGATAATGGATACATGGTAGAAATGAAGATACCGTTGCGCCATATTTCACCTGCCAACAAGCAAAAGATCGGTTTCGATGTCCAAATCAATGATGGAGCAGATGGCGCACGCCAAAGCGCTGCCACATGGAACGACACAACAGGCGCTGGCTTTCAGGATACCTCTGTCTTCGGCGAGCTTACGCTGATCGATACTTCTGAGCCAGATCCGGAAGACCCTGAAGACCCAAAAGATCCAGAAAAACCCGAGAAACAAACCCGTGTTACCGTAACGCCTGACGTTACCAATGGCGAGGCAGCGATTGAAACAGACTCGCTCGATCCACTGGCTGATCAAGGTGAATTGCTGATCGATTTAGGTGAGCATAATGATTCTATCAGCCTGGCATTTACTTCTGAACAAATAAAATGGCTGAAGGAACATCACATCACACTCATCATCCAGTTAAAAAATGTCAGCTTGCAGCTAGCAGCCGCCAATTTCACGAACGGATCAGACGCCGCAACAATCCAGTTAGATCGATTAGCTGATGTTGATCAAGCATTGAGTGTGGTCTATGACTTTAAAATCAAGCAAAGCGACAAACAAATAGACACATTCGAAGAAAAAGTGACACTGAGTTTTTCTGTGGATAGTGACAAAATAAATAATAAGGATCAGCTGCAACTGTTCCATTGGAACCCAGAGACCGAAGAATGGGAAGCAATCGGCGGAGAATGGCAAGATGGAAATGTGACAGCACAAACCGGTCATTTCAGCACCTATACCGTTTTTGAACAGGAAGCGAAAGAACAACAGCCTGTTACGGACGACGGACAAACATTGCCTGACACTGCTACTTCGACCTATCAGTATTTGTTGGCTGGGGTACTATTTTTCTTAGGTGGTGTGTTTTTCCTCTTTATGAGAAGAAGAAAAGCTTAA
- a CDS encoding phosphatase PAP2 family protein codes for MKFIKKISILVILSTLIMAPSELPVQAASPYSDTEHSKPSKPQGTTEELYTDAPEVEKPLPAVDNGGNANDFILKNVAATNPFIQILDGFDQIWSMNQPDWRNGTALTIPGANGKVANYGDGPTVYFDGYKNDETKVVADKNTYANEEIRDPKTWTANIKYVENVTQNRTDEEALAAYYDDQRDKIYSMMEAYGPLANTYADIVNPITSVVRSAEDMNIVLEETTVEDQAQGMGQWEESELSDAMDLVHLIRFRNPSSSNPSKYFFSSPRPYRMNSNGEVKEVVDENGLPVWDTIGSGESTVEALPSGGKKETGERHYQQYETDVEVIPALEYVKRKAEDGRGKDGAFPSGHTSASYLSTFGFAYATPERYAEFLTRAAQMGENRIVTGMHSPLDVIGARIQSTAMTAYAYNLSENQEVLDKAYQNAGEVFGELAESKEMSLYEFAHTVTEDYTFESAYDEEKWEDHEANKAFYREKLTYGLPQTGTKGLDPVVPKGAEVLLETRQPYLTDKQRREVLYTTEIDSGYPVIDESNGWGRLDLVTASDGYGAFLSNVTVNMDASKGRFNAHDWWRNDITGSGMLTKQGTGTLTLTGNNSYSGGTLLQGGTLEATSATAFGEGDLYVENGAILVNVDEPLNLNGNLTMEAGNLDIAIDNDKPQINVDGQLYLDGGNLDLDLSNYEMDKAANITLMTADKVKGKFDNVTADDYEVTITYNNNSVVAHINTNDTSDPVSPDPEVPKDPVDPEEPEDPKDPEKPEKQTRVTVTPDVINGETAIETDSLDQLADHGELLIDLRDHNESVNLAFTSEQIKWLKEHHITIITQLKNVSLQLAAANFTNGSDAATIQLDRLADVDQALSVVYDFEIKQGDKQIDTFEEKVTLTFSVDSDKVNNKGQVQLFFWNPTLEEWEAIGGEWQDGNVTAQTDHFSTYTVFEQDEKEQQPVTDDGQALPDTATSTYQYLLAGVLLFLGGVFFLFMRRKKA; via the coding sequence ATGAAATTCATAAAAAAAATATCAATACTAGTAATACTTTCCACGCTAATTATGGCACCTTCTGAGCTTCCTGTTCAGGCCGCTAGTCCATATTCTGACACGGAGCATTCAAAACCTTCCAAGCCACAAGGGACTACTGAAGAACTCTATACAGATGCTCCTGAAGTTGAGAAACCTTTACCAGCAGTGGATAATGGCGGAAATGCTAATGATTTTATCTTAAAGAATGTAGCTGCGACTAATCCTTTTATACAAATTTTAGATGGTTTTGATCAAATATGGTCTATGAATCAACCAGATTGGAGAAACGGAACAGCGTTAACTATACCAGGTGCTAATGGTAAGGTTGCTAATTACGGGGACGGACCTACCGTTTATTTTGATGGATATAAAAATGATGAGACAAAGGTCGTAGCAGATAAGAATACATATGCGAACGAGGAAATCAGAGACCCGAAGACTTGGACAGCTAATATAAAATATGTAGAGAACGTTACTCAAAACAGAACAGATGAAGAGGCGTTAGCGGCCTATTACGATGATCAAAGGGATAAGATATACAGTATGATGGAAGCCTATGGGCCTTTAGCGAATACCTACGCAGATATCGTAAATCCGATCACAAGTGTTGTCAGGTCAGCAGAGGATATGAATATCGTACTCGAGGAAACGACTGTTGAGGATCAGGCACAAGGAATGGGACAATGGGAGGAATCTGAACTGTCAGATGCGATGGATTTAGTTCATTTAATCAGATTTAGGAATCCTTCTTCGTCAAATCCTTCTAAGTACTTTTTCTCTTCTCCAAGACCATATAGAATGAATTCAAATGGCGAAGTGAAGGAAGTTGTTGATGAGAACGGCTTACCTGTTTGGGATACCATCGGCAGTGGTGAAAGTACAGTAGAAGCATTACCTTCAGGTGGTAAAAAAGAAACAGGAGAAAGACATTACCAGCAATATGAAACGGATGTAGAAGTAATTCCTGCATTAGAATATGTAAAAAGAAAAGCAGAAGACGGGAGAGGTAAAGACGGAGCATTTCCAAGTGGGCATACAAGTGCCTCTTATTTGTCAACATTCGGATTTGCATACGCAACACCAGAAAGATATGCTGAATTTCTAACAAGAGCAGCCCAAATGGGAGAAAATAGAATAGTGACCGGCATGCACTCTCCACTTGATGTTATCGGAGCAAGAATACAATCTACAGCAATGACTGCCTATGCATACAATCTTTCAGAAAACCAAGAGGTATTGGATAAGGCTTATCAAAATGCTGGGGAAGTATTCGGTGAATTAGCTGAATCAAAGGAAATGAGCTTATACGAATTTGCACATACCGTAACCGAGGATTATACGTTTGAAAGTGCGTACGATGAAGAAAAGTGGGAAGATCATGAAGCAAATAAAGCCTTCTACCGGGAAAAACTTACTTACGGATTACCTCAAACAGGAACAAAAGGTCTAGACCCTGTAGTACCTAAAGGGGCAGAAGTTTTATTGGAAACTCGTCAGCCTTATTTGACAGATAAACAACGTAGAGAAGTATTATATACCACAGAAATTGATTCAGGCTATCCAGTAATAGACGAGTCAAATGGTTGGGGAAGACTTGATTTGGTAACAGCATCTGATGGATATGGTGCGTTTTTAAGCAATGTAACAGTCAATATGGATGCTTCAAAAGGAAGATTTAATGCTCATGATTGGTGGAGAAATGATATTACTGGCAGTGGTATGCTTACCAAGCAAGGGACAGGGACACTTACATTGACAGGAAATAATAGTTATTCAGGAGGCACATTGCTACAAGGAGGAACGTTAGAAGCTACTTCTGCGACTGCTTTTGGTGAAGGCGATCTTTATGTAGAAAATGGTGCAATCTTAGTTAATGTAGATGAACCACTGAATTTAAATGGCAACTTAACAATGGAAGCTGGAAACCTGGATATCGCAATAGATAATGACAAACCGCAAATAAATGTAGACGGACAGTTATACCTTGATGGTGGGAATCTGGATTTGGATCTTTCTAATTATGAAATGGACAAGGCTGCAAATATCACTTTAATGACTGCTGACAAGGTGAAAGGTAAATTCGATAATGTGACTGCAGATGATTACGAGGTAACTATCACTTACAACAATAATAGTGTCGTTGCACATATCAACACAAACGATACTTCTGATCCAGTTTCACCAGATCCGGAAGTTCCAAAAGATCCTGTCGATCCTGAAGAGCCTGAGGACCCAAAAGATCCAGAAAAACCCGAGAAACAAACCCGTGTTACCGTAACGCCTGACGTTATCAATGGCGAGACAGCGATTGAAACAGACTCGCTCGATCAACTGGCTGATCATGGTGAATTGTTGATCGATTTACGTGATCATAATGAGTCTGTCAACCTGGCATTTACTTCTGAGCAAATAAAATGGCTCAAGGAACATCATATAACGATCATCACCCAGTTAAAGAATGTCAGCTTGCAGCTAGCTGCCGCCAATTTCACCAACGGATCAGACGCCGCAACAATCCAGTTAGATCGTTTAGCTGATGTTGATCAAGCATTAAGTGTGGTCTATGACTTTGAAATCAAACAAGGAGACAAACAAATAGACACCTTCGAAGAAAAAGTGACACTGACTTTTTCTGTGGATAGTGACAAAGTAAATAATAAAGGTCAGGTGCAACTGTTCTTTTGGAATCCAACACTCGAAGAATGGGAAGCAATCGGCGGAGAATGGCAAGATGGAAACGTGACAGCACAAACCGACCACTTCAGCACCTATACCGTTTTTGAACAGGACGAAAAGGAACAACAGCCTGTTACGGACGACGGACAAGCATTGCCTGACACTGCTACTTCGACCTATCAGTATTTGTTGGCTGGGGTATTACTTTTCTTAGGTGGCGTGTTTTTCCTCTTTATGAGAAGAAAAAAAGCATAG
- a CDS encoding helix-turn-helix transcriptional regulator, with product MKNNIKQLREGRGISQGKLAEMCSVSRQTINAIENNKYDPSLELAFGIAEALETNVDLLFKYQKK from the coding sequence ATTAAAAATAATATTAAACAATTAAGAGAAGGGCGAGGAATTTCCCAAGGGAAATTGGCTGAAATGTGTAGTGTAAGCAGACAAACCATTAATGCTATTGAAAATAATAAATATGATCCAAGTCTAGAATTAGCATTTGGGATCGCTGAAGCTTTGGAAACTAATGTGGACTTATTGTTCAAATATCAAAAAAAATAA
- a CDS encoding TRAP transporter large permease yields the protein MVAEASILLVLVFAILLAVGIPIVICIAIASLATVLLMLPLDVAVFTTGQKMVASLDSFSLIAVPFFILSGVIMNNGGIAQKLVDFAKLMVGRVPGSLSHTNVVGNALFGSISSSAIAASTAIGGVMVPLQEKEGYDRRFAAAVNIASAPSGMVIPPSTGFIIFSLISGGTSIAALFMGGYIIGLLWAVTIMAVAFITAKKRNYPIVDKAELAKINKKKVIFDAIPSILLIFIIIGGILTGVFTAIEASAVCVVYSLFLALVYYRSLSLKQLPQVLIKSVEMSGVVMLLIAASSMMSFAMAFTGIPGALSDFILSLSANPLVILLLINIFLLIVGMFMDVAPAILIFTPIFLPIAENIGVDPVHFGIFFILNLCVGTITPPVGTGLFVGSMVGKEKVENLIKPLAPFYIAIFVLLMVVTYIPEISLFLPNLLGL from the coding sequence ATGGTTGCAGAAGCTAGTATTCTGTTAGTCCTTGTTTTTGCTATATTACTCGCAGTTGGGATTCCCATCGTAATCTGTATCGCGATTGCTTCCCTGGCGACAGTACTTTTAATGTTGCCGTTAGATGTCGCTGTTTTTACAACAGGACAAAAAATGGTCGCAAGTCTGGACAGTTTCTCATTAATCGCCGTACCATTCTTCATTCTTTCAGGTGTGATTATGAACAATGGCGGGATTGCCCAGAAATTAGTCGACTTTGCCAAATTAATGGTCGGGAGAGTACCCGGTTCCTTATCTCATACAAACGTTGTCGGTAACGCCCTATTCGGCTCGATCTCCAGTTCAGCCATCGCGGCATCCACTGCTATCGGTGGTGTGATGGTACCTTTGCAGGAAAAAGAAGGCTATGACCGGAGATTTGCCGCAGCGGTTAACATCGCCTCTGCCCCATCCGGTATGGTGATCCCACCGAGTACAGGGTTCATCATCTTTTCCTTAATCAGTGGGGGAACGTCGATTGCTGCCTTATTCATGGGTGGCTACATCATCGGTTTGTTGTGGGCGGTTACGATTATGGCCGTTGCCTTTATCACCGCTAAAAAAAGAAATTATCCGATAGTGGATAAAGCAGAACTAGCGAAGATCAATAAGAAGAAAGTTATTTTTGACGCGATCCCTAGTATTCTATTAATTTTCATCATTATCGGCGGGATCTTAACAGGCGTGTTCACAGCAATTGAGGCATCCGCTGTTTGTGTGGTGTATTCCTTGTTTTTAGCATTGGTTTACTATCGCTCGCTAAGTCTCAAACAATTGCCACAGGTATTAATCAAATCCGTCGAAATGTCCGGTGTCGTCATGTTATTAATCGCGGCATCCTCGATGATGTCTTTTGCCATGGCTTTCACAGGAATTCCTGGCGCGTTAAGTGACTTCATTCTCAGCTTATCAGCGAATCCATTGGTAATTCTGTTACTGATCAACATTTTCTTATTAATTGTTGGTATGTTCATGGATGTGGCGCCGGCGATCTTGATTTTTACACCAATATTTTTACCAATCGCAGAAAACATCGGTGTCGATCCGGTCCATTTCGGTATTTTCTTCATCTTGAACCTGTGCGTTGGTACGATCACTCCACCCGTAGGAACTGGCTTATTCGTCGGTTCGATGGTCGGGAAAGAAAAGGTCGAAAATCTTATCAAGCCGTTAGCACCTTTTTATATCGCGATATTTGTGCTGTTGATGGTGGTGACGTATATTCCGGAGATTAGTTTGTTCTTGCCTAATTTGTTGGGGCTTTAG
- a CDS encoding TRAP transporter small permease — translation MNQAFRKYLNRTIEIITTTLLMVMVAVTSWQVISRYILNNPSSVTDEFLRFSLIWFSLLAGAYVVGKKGHIAITFLHDRVKSETKKRWLEIIVQISFILLAIIMVTGGTKAVSLTMAQISPSLHLPMGYVYLALPVSGVIILCYSVINLFDTSNSTQPQENS, via the coding sequence ATGAATCAAGCTTTTCGAAAATACCTTAACCGCACGATCGAGATCATCACTACTACACTGCTGATGGTGATGGTAGCAGTGACTAGTTGGCAAGTAATCAGCCGCTATATCCTGAATAATCCAAGTTCTGTTACAGATGAGTTTCTCCGATTCAGCCTGATTTGGTTTTCCTTATTAGCCGGTGCCTATGTGGTCGGCAAAAAAGGCCATATCGCGATTACGTTTCTTCATGACCGCGTAAAAAGTGAAACGAAAAAGCGTTGGCTGGAAATCATTGTCCAAATCAGCTTTATCTTATTAGCGATCATCATGGTAACAGGTGGTACAAAAGCCGTATCCTTAACAATGGCGCAAATATCTCCATCCTTACATTTGCCAATGGGGTATGTCTATTTAGCACTTCCAGTATCAGGAGTAATTATCCTTTGCTATTCGGTGATCAATTTATTCGATACCAGTAATTCAACACAACCGCAAGAAAACTCTTAA